One segment of Brassica napus cultivar Da-Ae chromosome C3, Da-Ae, whole genome shotgun sequence DNA contains the following:
- the LOC106429456 gene encoding uncharacterized protein LOC106429456 gives MLRGTIKGMANKSQETGITKVRVLLFDDNKYEGNHKSGFKRPYRDQDGGYSKNLRQTGRFTSLEVPVRYAIDTHGLKKLNTQEMGQHLDEQQKLMLDAFKSGKSGETNQISASKARKALTFEGNSSGTAMEGLDGTYGASGTDGMSVEEAEPKALEEKLLLPDSHVADKPVIFNKEESGERR, from the coding sequence ATGCTGAGGGGAACAATCAAAGGCATGGCCAACAAGTCCCAAGAAACAGGGATTACAAAGGTAAGGGTATTGCTTTTTGACGACAACAAATATGAGGGCAATCATAAATCGGGTTTTAAGAGGCCTTACAGAGATCAAGATGGTGGCTACTCAAAGAATCTGAGGCAGACTGGTCGTTTTACATCATTAGAGGTCCCAGTGAGGTATGCTATAGATACACATGGTTTAAAAAAGCTCAACACTCAAGAGATGGGGCAACATTTGGACGAGCAACAAAAACTGATGCTTGATGCCTTCAAAAGTGGCAAGAGTGGAGAGACAAACCAGATCTCAGCCTCTAAAGCTCGTAAGGCTCTCACCTTTGAAGGAAACAGCTCTGGAACTGCTATGGAGGGCTTGGATGGTACATATGGTGCGAGTGGCACAGATGGTATGAGTGTGGAGGAGGCGGAGCCTAAGGCATTGGAGGAGAAACTCCTTCTCCCTGACAGTCATGTTGCTGATAAACCCGTCATTTTCAACAAAGAGGAGAGTGGGGAGAGAAGATAA
- the LOC106403238 gene encoding uncharacterized protein At4g02000-like: MTQGQWMVKSGGKKVQAPRRFQFDFDQEEDIVEVMKKEPFHFDNWMLSIVRWAPVVEENYPSKITFGVRAFMAVPTFKSIGEALGEVRGDDDIDIDEGKVRVIIDAFKPLVFSVTAEFHSGDESTIALRYEKLHGFCRICSSLRHEQFRCLAVKKRPIHVKI, from the exons ATGACTCAGGGTCAGTGGATGGTTAAGTCTGGTGGCAAAAAGGTGCAGGCCCCAA GACGCTTTCAGTTTGACTTCGACCAGGAGGAAGATATTGTTGAGGTGATGAAGAAGGAACCTTTTCATTTCGATAACTGGATGCTTTCCATTGTCCGTTGGGCACCGGTGGTGGAGGAGAACTATCCTTCCAAGATAACGTTTGGGGTGCGCGCATTTATGGCTGTACCAACTTTCAAAAGCATAGGTGAGGCATTGGGAGAGGTCCGAGGCGATGACGATATTGATATAGATGAAGGGAAGGTTAGGGtgatcatcgatgctttcaagCCCCTGGTGTTTTCGGTTACTGCGGAGTTCCACAGTGGTGATGAGTCGACCATCGCTTTGAGGTACGAGAAACTGCACGGGTTTTGTCGAATCTGCTCGAGTTTGAGGCACGAACAGTTTCGTTGTCTGGCGGTGAAGAAGA GACCCATCCATGTTAAGATATAA